The Methanosarcina barkeri MS DNA window CCAAAATCGACACAGCCTACGGGAACTGCCCGATCCCTGTGCCTTACTATCCTGCCTTCGACGGCCGCAACGTCTTCGTAGCTGTCAGCTTCGGGAATAGCCATTCCTATGTTACAACCTACTTCGGGAATCAGTTTTGAAAAATCAGGGCTGCTTTCAAGAATCGAAACTGCTTCTTTTAATTCTCTTAAAACCAGGTAGCGTTCTTTTTCCTCCAGAATCAATCCAAGCTGGTTTACAGGACTTACTCCCCTGCCTGCAGGCCTGCTCCTGAGGATTGCCTGTTCAACGAATTTCTTTGCTTTCCTTGCAGCTCCCTCCAGGTTTTCTCCGGAAGCTAAGAAGGCAGTCACTGCCGCAGAGTAAGTGCAGCCCGTGCCGTGTGTTCCTCCTTTAACAAAAGTGCCCGGAACACGGGTAAAAGTCTCAGAATCAGCTTCATAAATCAAGTCAGTGGCATCCAGATGTCCTCCTGTAACAATGACAGCTTCAACACCCAGGTCCGCAATTTTCCTGGCTGCAATTTTCGCGTCCTCAGGGGTTTTGACAGACATGCCAGCGAGTGCACCTGCTTCGGACGCATTGGGAGTCGTAACCTTGCAGAAGGGCAGCAGTTCTTCAGTAAGGACAGAGATAGCTTCTTTTCGCAGAAGGTTTCCTCCTGCTTCAGCAGCTATGACAGGGTCCAGGACGAGAGAAAGCTCGTACTTCTTTACTTCTTTTGCAACTTCCCTTACGATTTCTGATGAGGCAAGCATACCACTTTTTGCCCACCTTACCTCCATATCAGTGCAGACGGCTTCGATCTGGCTGGCGACAGTTTCAGGAGTGAGGTCAAAGGTTTTCAACACTCCTGTGGTATTCTGTGCAGTAACCGATGTAATAGCGCAGGTTCCGTGTACTCCAAGAGCGGCAAAAGTCTTCAGATCCGCAGCAATTCCGGCTCCTCCTCCTGAATCCGAACCTGCAATAGTCAGAGCAATCGGGGTTTTTACTTTTAAGGTTTTTTCGGTCATGGATTCCTTCTCTTTTTTTCATTCGTTTTCCTGCTACTTTCTGGAACTTTTTCTTCTGGCAATGGGGATTTTATTTAATATTCTGGAATGGGAAATTAATTTAATATTGTGCCTTTCAGGAAGATTTTTATAAGTTTTAATAGAATTATTTGTAAAAAATCTTCTCAACAGGTTTAAATGACCCTTTGTTTTTTCTGGGGGATTGTCTCTGTCCTGAAGTAATTTTCGTTCATTTCGCGTTCATATCAGGGCATTTTGTAGAAAATTCTCGTTTATCTCAAGGGGTTTTTTCTGTATGATAACTTATAAAATGATATATTGCTTCGATACATTTATATATTGTATTTGCGACTTTGATGCAAATAATCATATTTAAGACGCATTTAAGACGCGGCGATCAATTTAAATCTGGATTAACTATTTATATTGATATAGATAATGACTTGATTTGTAATGTTTTAAGGGGACTGTAAGGATGGCAAACCGACCTCTGGATATTTTGAACAACGCACTGGACACACCTGTAATCGTTAGATTGAAAGGCGCACGCGAGTTTAGAGGCGAGCTGAAAGGATACGATATTCACATGAACCTCGTGCTTGACAATGCTGAAGAGCTAAGAGACGGAGAAGTTGTAAGCAAGTTCAGCAGTGTCGTTATTCGCGGTGACAACGTGGTATACGTATCTCCGTAATCTATATCAAGCACTTCATCTATTATCGTTAAACCTCGGAGCACCAGGACTTATTGTGACTGGCCGCAAAGAGTGAATTCAGATGAATAGAATCGCTTCAGATTATCGAATACTGCTCTAACAAATTAATTTTTATCAGGAGATTTAGGAATGAGTAAAGGTACTTCATCAATGGGAAAAAGGCAGAAACGCACACACGCTAAATGCAGGCGCTGCGGTAGTGTTTCTTTTAACGTGCATACAAAACAGTGTACTTCATGTGGTTTTGGAAAAACATCTCGTATAAGAGCTTACAAGTGGCAGGCAAAGTGCAAGTATTAAGCCTGTCTGTTCCACTTTCTCTATTTTTTACCTTCACCGGAGGTCGAAATTGAAAGAAGAATGTGGCGTTGCAGGCATAATTCTACCAGGCGATAGGCCGCAATCCAATACTGTCGCATTCAAGCTGTATTACGCCTTGTATGCCCTCCAGCATAGAGGACAGGAATCCACTGGCATAATGGTATATGATGGTACATCCTCTCATTCCATTAAAGGCATGGGTCTTGTCCCTGATGTGTATAACAAAGATTCTCTCGGACACCTGGTTGGAAATGTAGGAGTAGGGCATGTCCGCTACTCAACCACCGGAGGATCAAAAATAGAAAACTGCCAGCCCTTTGTTCTGAAATTTAAAGGAGGAGCAGTTGCAATTGCCCATAACGGGAACCTGGTTAATGCCAGAACGCTCAAGGATGAACTGGAGTGCGAAGGCCGTATCTTTATCAGTGAGTCCGATACCGAAGTTATTGGCCACCTTCTTGTAAAAGAACTGATAAGGCATGACCCTATAGAATCAATCCGGAATGTCATGCGCAAGCTTGTCGGTTCCTATTCCCTGGTTATCCATATAGGCGGTGTTCTGTATGCTGTGCGGGATCCTCTCGGTCTTAAGCCGCTCTGCTTCGGGAAAGTCGATGGTGGATATGCAGTCTTCTCGGAAAGCGTAGCCCTTGACACCCTTAATGGCACCCTTATCAGGGATGTGCGGCCAGGTGAGGTCATAGTCTTTACAGGCAACAGTTTTGAGAGCTACCAGATAGGAAACGAGACTCATCCTGCACATTGTGTTTTCGAGTTCATTTATTTCGCAAGGCCTGATTCTATTATTGACGGAAAACTGGTATACAAAGTGCGGGAAAATATCGGGAGAGAGCTAGCCAGAGAACATCCTGTAGAGGCTGATGTTGTTTCTCCTGTTCCTGACTCCGGGATTACTTCGGCAATTGGATATGCCAGGGAATCAGGTACCAAATACCTTGAAGGTCTTATGAAGAACCGTTACATAGGGCGTACATTTATCCTGCCTGGCCAGGAATTGCGTGAAACCGCAGTCCGGCTTAAAATGAATACCATTCAGGATAATGTTAAAGGCAAACGTGTTGTTCTGGTTGACGACAGCATTGTCCGGGGTACAACCTCAAGGCGGATTATAGATATGGTCCGCAGGGCAGGTGCGTCAGAAATCCATGCAAGGATAGGAAGTCCTGCAATTATTGCCCCCTGCTATCTGGGTATAGATATGGCTACCCGGCAGG harbors:
- the thiD gene encoding bifunctional hydroxymethylpyrimidine kinase/phosphomethylpyrimidine kinase — encoded protein: MTEKTLKVKTPIALTIAGSDSGGGAGIAADLKTFAALGVHGTCAITSVTAQNTTGVLKTFDLTPETVASQIEAVCTDMEVRWAKSGMLASSEIVREVAKEVKKYELSLVLDPVIAAEAGGNLLRKEAISVLTEELLPFCKVTTPNASEAGALAGMSVKTPEDAKIAARKIADLGVEAVIVTGGHLDATDLIYEADSETFTRVPGTFVKGGTHGTGCTYSAAVTAFLASGENLEGAARKAKKFVEQAILRSRPAGRGVSPVNQLGLILEEKERYLVLRELKEAVSILESSPDFSKLIPEVGCNIGMAIPEADSYEDVAAVEGRIVRHRDRAVPVGCVDFGASRHVARIILASLRYDPEVRAAINVKYSREALAACIDMKLGISSFDRAEEPENSSTMDWGTAEAIKKYGSVPKVIYDKGGKGKEPMIRLLGRCATEVAKLAVELAEKIQ
- a CDS encoding 50S ribosomal protein L37e, which translates into the protein MSKGTSSMGKRQKRTHAKCRRCGSVSFNVHTKQCTSCGFGKTSRIRAYKWQAKCKY
- the purF gene encoding amidophosphoribosyltransferase, whose amino-acid sequence is MKEECGVAGIILPGDRPQSNTVAFKLYYALYALQHRGQESTGIMVYDGTSSHSIKGMGLVPDVYNKDSLGHLVGNVGVGHVRYSTTGGSKIENCQPFVLKFKGGAVAIAHNGNLVNARTLKDELECEGRIFISESDTEVIGHLLVKELIRHDPIESIRNVMRKLVGSYSLVIHIGGVLYAVRDPLGLKPLCFGKVDGGYAVFSESVALDTLNGTLIRDVRPGEVIVFTGNSFESYQIGNETHPAHCVFEFIYFARPDSIIDGKLVYKVRENIGRELAREHPVEADVVSPVPDSGITSAIGYARESGTKYLEGLMKNRYIGRTFILPGQELRETAVRLKMNTIQDNVKGKRVVLVDDSIVRGTTSRRIIDMVRRAGASEIHARIGSPAIIAPCYLGIDMATRQELIASYKTVKEVESLINADSLGYLSIDGLMRALGRDKCDMCLGCLTGEYPVEIPGENCIRKQTRLDDFNNNQESS
- a CDS encoding LSm family protein, which codes for MANRPLDILNNALDTPVIVRLKGAREFRGELKGYDIHMNLVLDNAEELRDGEVVSKFSSVVIRGDNVVYVSP